From Corallococcus soli, a single genomic window includes:
- a CDS encoding glutathione S-transferase family protein, whose translation MIDLYTWNTPNGHKVSVALEELGLPYTVRAVDISTGVQKEPAFLAINPNGRIPAIVDRAEGDFAVFESGAILVYLAEKTGRLMPSDVKGRSRVMQWLMFQMGGVGPMQGQANVFFRYFPEKLQPAIDRYQNETRRLYTVLERQLKDHEYLAGDYSIADIANWAWVRIHDWAGVSVEGLPGVQRWLAAIEARPAAKRGLEVPARKPEDAPTEAQAVAWARSLLQR comes from the coding sequence ATGATCGACCTGTACACATGGAACACGCCGAACGGACACAAGGTGTCGGTGGCGCTGGAGGAGCTGGGGCTGCCGTACACGGTGCGGGCGGTGGACATCTCCACGGGCGTGCAGAAGGAGCCCGCCTTCCTGGCCATCAACCCCAACGGCCGCATCCCCGCCATCGTGGACCGCGCGGAGGGTGACTTCGCCGTCTTCGAGTCCGGCGCCATCCTGGTGTACCTGGCGGAGAAGACGGGCCGGCTGATGCCCTCGGACGTGAAGGGCCGCTCGCGCGTGATGCAGTGGCTGATGTTCCAGATGGGCGGCGTGGGCCCCATGCAGGGGCAGGCCAACGTCTTCTTCCGCTACTTCCCGGAGAAGCTCCAGCCGGCCATCGACCGGTACCAGAACGAGACGCGCCGGCTGTACACGGTGCTGGAGCGCCAGTTGAAGGACCACGAGTACCTGGCCGGCGACTACAGCATCGCGGACATCGCGAACTGGGCCTGGGTGCGCATCCACGACTGGGCCGGCGTGTCCGTGGAGGGCCTGCCGGGCGTGCAGCGGTGGCTGGCCGCCATCGAGGCGCGTCCCGCCGCGAAGCGGGGGCTGGAGGTGCCCGCGCGCAAGCCGGAGGACGCGCCCACGGAGGCGCAGGCCGTCGCGTGGGCCCGCTCGCTGCTCCAGCGCTGA
- the rsmG gene encoding 16S rRNA (guanine(527)-N(7))-methyltransferase RsmG gives MDNARFADQLAAGCSALGVTVGEDVGPRLQRLMAELLKWNAKVNLTAITAPEEVLEKHFLDSLAVLPEVTGATTLLDLGAGAGFPGLPLKLVLPTLGVTLVDAVGKKVAFIKAAAASLGLTGVRGLHARAEGKPETEGIPKAQVLIARAFMDLPDWLALAPAYVEEGGRVVAMLGKPQTDAELAARAGERSLRVVSARSYRLPFSGAERQVAVFAKG, from the coding sequence GTGGATAACGCGCGGTTCGCGGATCAGTTGGCGGCGGGATGCAGTGCGCTGGGCGTGACGGTGGGGGAGGACGTGGGGCCCCGGCTGCAGCGGCTGATGGCGGAGCTGCTGAAGTGGAACGCGAAGGTGAACCTCACGGCCATCACCGCGCCGGAGGAGGTGCTGGAGAAGCACTTCCTGGACTCGCTGGCGGTGCTGCCGGAGGTGACGGGCGCGACGACGCTGCTCGACCTGGGCGCGGGCGCGGGCTTCCCGGGCCTGCCGTTGAAGCTGGTGCTGCCGACGCTGGGCGTGACGCTGGTGGACGCGGTGGGCAAGAAGGTCGCGTTCATCAAGGCCGCGGCGGCCAGCCTGGGCCTCACCGGCGTGCGCGGGCTGCATGCGCGGGCGGAGGGCAAGCCGGAGACGGAAGGGATTCCGAAAGCGCAGGTGCTCATCGCGCGGGCGTTCATGGACCTGCCGGACTGGCTCGCGCTGGCGCCCGCGTACGTGGAGGAGGGTGGGCGCGTGGTGGCGATGCTCGGCAAGCCGCAGACGGACGCGGAGCTCGCGGCCCGGGCGGGGGAGCGCAGCCTGCGGGTGGTGTCCGCGCGTTCCTACCGGCTGCCGTTCTCCGGGGCCGAACGCCAGGTCGCGGTGTTCGCGAAGGGGTAG
- the sppA gene encoding signal peptide peptidase SppA, with the protein MKRFFIGALAFIGALSVLFVVGVVGLLMLASSSKPGVPSNMVLELDLQQPLPEHTLDTSFAGAFGDTPTSLRDVVEALEKAGTDSRVKALVVRVGQPGSASQVQELRDAVKAFRATGKRAVAYADGFGEAGNGTGAYYLASAFDTVYIQPSGDVGLTGLTVETPFARDAFAKFGVKAEYGKRAEYKNAVNSFTDEAYGPAQREATMAYGTSLFNQVVKGVAEGRKLSEDQVRALIDQGPFMGQKALDAKLVDGLRYRDEIHDELKKLAGDGARFLYVDKYLERAGRPHQTGSTIALIYGVGEVLRGKSQSNPLSGGQVMGADTVAAAFRKATEDPNVKAILFRVDSPGGSYSASDTVRRELQRAREAGKPVIVTMGTYAASGGYFVAMGADKIVAQPGTLTGSIGVYNGKFVTAELWAKLGVNFDTLDFGKNASYGSTDLEFTPEQRARFESELDAIYLDFTTRAAQARNMPLEQLQAVAKGRVWTGEDAKERGLVDALGGYATALALAKEAAKLEKDAPVRLQVFPRPKDTGEVLSELLGKSDADNSDDEAAGARAGVSPQLLEQVRAVYRVGAKLGLTSQGREGRMLYAPTPEVRW; encoded by the coding sequence ATGAAACGCTTCTTCATCGGCGCGCTGGCCTTCATTGGAGCGCTGTCCGTCCTCTTCGTGGTGGGTGTGGTGGGGTTGTTGATGCTCGCGTCGTCGAGCAAGCCGGGCGTGCCCTCCAACATGGTGTTGGAGCTGGACCTGCAGCAGCCGCTGCCGGAGCACACGCTGGACACGTCGTTCGCGGGGGCCTTCGGGGACACGCCCACGTCCCTGCGCGACGTGGTGGAGGCGCTGGAGAAGGCCGGGACGGACTCCCGGGTGAAGGCGCTGGTGGTGCGGGTGGGGCAGCCGGGCAGCGCCTCGCAGGTGCAGGAGCTGCGCGACGCGGTGAAGGCCTTCCGCGCGACGGGCAAGCGGGCGGTGGCGTACGCGGACGGCTTCGGGGAGGCGGGCAACGGCACGGGGGCGTACTACCTGGCGAGCGCCTTCGACACCGTCTACATCCAGCCCTCCGGGGACGTGGGGCTCACGGGCCTCACGGTGGAGACGCCCTTCGCGCGGGACGCCTTCGCGAAGTTCGGCGTGAAGGCGGAGTACGGCAAGCGCGCCGAGTACAAGAACGCGGTCAACTCCTTCACCGACGAGGCCTACGGCCCCGCGCAGCGCGAGGCCACCATGGCCTACGGCACCAGCCTCTTCAACCAGGTGGTGAAGGGCGTGGCCGAGGGCCGCAAGCTGTCCGAGGACCAGGTGCGCGCCCTCATCGACCAGGGGCCCTTCATGGGCCAGAAGGCCCTGGACGCGAAGCTGGTGGACGGGCTGCGCTACCGCGATGAGATCCACGACGAGCTGAAGAAGCTGGCCGGCGACGGCGCCCGGTTCCTCTACGTGGACAAGTACCTGGAGCGCGCGGGCCGGCCGCACCAGACGGGGAGCACCATCGCGCTCATCTACGGCGTGGGGGAGGTGCTGCGCGGCAAGAGCCAGTCCAACCCGCTCTCCGGCGGGCAGGTGATGGGCGCCGACACGGTGGCGGCGGCCTTCCGCAAGGCGACGGAGGACCCGAACGTGAAGGCCATCCTCTTCCGCGTGGACAGCCCGGGCGGCAGCTACTCCGCGAGCGACACCGTGCGCCGCGAGCTGCAGCGGGCGCGCGAGGCGGGCAAGCCGGTCATCGTCACCATGGGCACGTACGCGGCCAGCGGCGGCTACTTCGTGGCCATGGGCGCGGACAAGATCGTCGCGCAGCCGGGCACGCTGACGGGGAGCATTGGCGTGTACAACGGCAAGTTCGTCACCGCGGAGCTCTGGGCGAAGCTGGGCGTGAACTTCGACACGCTCGACTTCGGCAAGAACGCCTCCTACGGCAGCACGGACCTGGAGTTCACGCCCGAGCAGCGCGCGCGGTTCGAGTCGGAGCTGGACGCCATCTACCTGGACTTCACCACCCGCGCCGCCCAGGCGCGCAACATGCCGCTGGAGCAGCTGCAGGCGGTGGCGAAGGGCCGCGTGTGGACGGGCGAGGACGCGAAGGAGCGCGGGCTGGTGGACGCGCTCGGCGGCTACGCGACGGCGCTGGCGCTGGCGAAGGAGGCCGCGAAGCTGGAGAAGGACGCACCGGTGCGCCTCCAGGTGTTCCCCCGGCCCAAGGACACGGGCGAGGTGCTGTCGGAGCTGCTGGGCAAGAGCGACGCGGACAACAGCGACGACGAAGCGGCCGGGGCGCGGGCAGGGGTGTCACCCCAGTTGCTGGAGCAGGTGCGAGCCGTGTACCGGGTGGGCGCGAAGCTGGGCCTGACGTCGCAGGGGCGCGAGGGCCGCATGCTGTACGCCCCCACGCCAGAGGTGCGCTGGTAG
- a CDS encoding oxidoreductase, which yields MTTRQQPLKSGYGARTTAREVMGDRRLDGVIAVVTGGYAGIGRETTRVLSAAGATVIVPARTPDKARSALAGMERVELEQLDLADPATIDAFAERFLASGRPLHLLVNNAGIMATPLARDARGFESQFATNHLGHFQLTARLWPALRRANGARVVALSSRGHRRAGVDFEDPHFERRAYDKWAAYGQSKTANILFALALDARGEAHRIRAFSVHPGGILTDLMRSMSEEEKRGAIENSNKIAPLKTVEQGAATSIWCATSPQLDGLGGVYCDDVDIAEVVGAESPVPRGVMPWAVDPALAERLWTASEAWTGARLSG from the coding sequence ATGACCACGAGACAGCAGCCCCTGAAGTCTGGATACGGCGCGCGGACGACGGCGCGGGAGGTGATGGGCGACCGCCGGCTTGATGGCGTCATCGCCGTGGTGACCGGCGGATACGCGGGCATCGGACGGGAGACCACGCGCGTGCTCTCCGCCGCCGGTGCGACGGTCATCGTCCCCGCGCGCACGCCCGACAAGGCGCGCTCCGCGCTCGCGGGCATGGAGCGCGTGGAGCTGGAGCAGCTCGACCTGGCGGATCCGGCCACGATTGATGCCTTCGCCGAGCGCTTCCTCGCGTCCGGGCGTCCCCTCCACCTGCTCGTGAACAACGCCGGCATCATGGCGACGCCGCTGGCGCGGGATGCTCGCGGGTTCGAGTCCCAGTTCGCGACCAACCACCTGGGCCACTTCCAGCTCACGGCGCGCCTGTGGCCCGCGCTGCGAAGGGCGAACGGTGCGCGCGTGGTGGCCCTGTCGTCGCGGGGCCATCGCCGCGCCGGAGTGGACTTCGAGGATCCGCACTTCGAACGGCGCGCCTACGACAAGTGGGCCGCGTACGGTCAGTCGAAGACGGCGAACATCCTCTTCGCGCTCGCGCTCGACGCACGCGGTGAGGCCCACCGCATCCGCGCGTTCTCCGTCCACCCCGGCGGCATCCTCACCGACCTGATGCGGTCCATGTCGGAGGAGGAGAAGCGCGGCGCCATCGAGAACTCGAACAAGATCGCGCCCCTCAAGACCGTGGAACAAGGAGCGGCGACGAGCATCTGGTGCGCGACGAGCCCCCAGCTCGACGGCCTGGGCGGCGTCTACTGCGATGACGTCGACATCGCGGAGGTCGTGGGCGCGGAGTCCCCCGTCCCCCGAGGCGTGATGCCGTGGGCCGTGGATCCGGCGCTGGCCGAACGGCTGTGGACCGCGAGCGAGGCGTGGACCGGCGCGAGGCTCAGCGGGTAG
- the mnmG gene encoding tRNA uridine-5-carboxymethylaminomethyl(34) synthesis enzyme MnmG, whose product MELRYDIVVVGLGHAGCEAALACARLGLSTLGVTLKRDRAAVMSCNPAVGGTAKGHLVREMDALGGQMGRVADLAGTHLKTLNPSKGPAVQATRILCDRDAYAAGMQAVLFSQPNLTVREGEVASVVAEGGRVRGVVLGDGTQVLARAVLLTTGTFLRALMHVGEHKEVGGRLGDDAARGLSESLHALGFTLGRFKTGTPARLSRDSIDWDAVTPQPGDTDVRPFSWRTQVELTRGEPFPRQPVVMCGLTATTQATHQLLRDNLHRSPLFQGDIVGRGPRYCPSLEDKVVRFAARERHQVFLEPEGPTSPLVYPAGLSTSMPADVQLDFLRTIPGLSRVEVIRYGYAVEYDFAPPTQLHPTLETKAVAGLYFAGQLNGTSGYEEAAFQGLWAGIQAALQVKGEPALVIGREEAHGAVLVDDLVTKGVDEPFRMFTSRSEHRLKLREGNADLRLARHGHRVGLLPKEALERAEARAHAVTGEVARIKRTGLALMLKRPEVTYAQLAQGREDFPALGPDVTGEVEVEVKYEGYIAQAERAAAREAEASDRWRIPETFRFADVRGLGSEAVEKLSAHRPGTVGQARRIPGLTPAAVSLLLVALKRGSGARGDQEQGCG is encoded by the coding sequence ATGGAACTCCGATACGACATCGTGGTGGTGGGCCTGGGCCACGCCGGCTGCGAGGCGGCGCTCGCGTGCGCCCGGCTGGGCCTGTCCACCCTGGGCGTGACGCTCAAGCGCGACCGCGCCGCGGTGATGAGCTGCAACCCCGCCGTGGGCGGCACCGCCAAGGGCCACCTGGTGCGGGAGATGGATGCGCTCGGCGGACAGATGGGCCGCGTGGCGGACCTCGCCGGCACGCACCTCAAGACGCTCAATCCCTCCAAGGGCCCGGCCGTGCAGGCCACCCGCATCCTCTGCGACCGCGACGCCTACGCCGCCGGCATGCAGGCGGTGCTCTTCTCCCAGCCGAACCTCACCGTGCGCGAAGGCGAAGTGGCCTCCGTCGTCGCGGAAGGCGGGCGGGTGCGGGGCGTCGTGCTGGGGGATGGCACCCAGGTGCTCGCCCGCGCGGTGCTGCTCACCACCGGCACCTTCCTGCGCGCCCTGATGCACGTGGGCGAGCATAAGGAGGTCGGCGGCCGGCTGGGGGATGACGCCGCGCGCGGCCTCTCCGAATCCCTGCACGCGCTGGGCTTCACCCTGGGCCGCTTCAAGACGGGCACGCCCGCGCGCCTGTCCCGCGACAGCATTGACTGGGACGCTGTCACGCCGCAGCCCGGGGACACCGACGTGCGGCCGTTCTCCTGGCGCACGCAGGTGGAGCTCACCCGGGGTGAGCCGTTCCCTCGCCAGCCCGTCGTGATGTGCGGCCTCACCGCGACGACGCAGGCGACGCACCAGCTGCTGCGCGACAACCTGCACCGCTCGCCCTTGTTCCAGGGGGACATCGTGGGGCGGGGGCCGCGCTACTGCCCGTCGCTGGAGGACAAGGTGGTGCGCTTCGCCGCGCGCGAACGACACCAGGTGTTCCTGGAGCCGGAGGGGCCTACGTCGCCGCTGGTGTACCCGGCGGGCCTGTCCACGAGCATGCCCGCGGACGTGCAGCTGGACTTCCTGCGCACCATCCCGGGCCTGTCCCGCGTGGAGGTGATCCGCTACGGCTACGCGGTGGAGTACGACTTCGCGCCCCCCACGCAGCTCCACCCCACGCTGGAGACGAAGGCCGTGGCGGGCCTGTACTTCGCCGGCCAGCTCAACGGCACCTCCGGCTACGAGGAGGCCGCGTTCCAGGGCCTGTGGGCGGGGATCCAGGCGGCGCTCCAGGTGAAGGGCGAGCCGGCGCTCGTCATCGGGCGGGAGGAGGCGCACGGCGCGGTGCTCGTGGACGACCTGGTGACGAAGGGCGTGGACGAACCGTTCCGCATGTTCACCAGCCGCTCCGAGCACCGGCTCAAGCTGCGCGAGGGCAACGCGGACCTGCGGCTCGCGCGGCACGGGCACCGGGTGGGGCTGCTGCCGAAGGAGGCCCTGGAGCGGGCCGAGGCGCGGGCCCACGCGGTGACGGGCGAGGTGGCGCGCATCAAGCGCACGGGGCTGGCCCTCATGCTCAAGCGCCCGGAGGTGACGTACGCGCAGTTGGCGCAGGGCCGCGAGGACTTTCCCGCGCTGGGCCCCGACGTCACCGGCGAGGTGGAGGTGGAGGTGAAGTACGAGGGCTACATCGCCCAGGCCGAGCGGGCGGCGGCGCGCGAGGCGGAGGCCTCCGACCGGTGGCGGATCCCGGAGACGTTCCGCTTCGCGGACGTGCGGGGGTTGGGCTCGGAGGCGGTGGAGAAGCTGTCCGCGCACCGGCCCGGGACGGTGGGGCAGGCGCGCCGGATTCCGGGCCTGACGCCGGCCGCGGTGTCCCTGCTGCTGGTTGCGCTCAAGCGGGGCAGCGGGGCGCGGGGTGATCAGGAACAGGGCTGTGGATAA
- a CDS encoding cysteine dioxygenase has translation MIRARRSSPGGLAGVDTSLAGLQLEPSSLKPYLHFLPGRYTRNLVHRDEGLEIILNCWSPGVSSPIHDHDGQECWFSVQRGQFLLENYPLLEGGTGPGLARLGAPERVGPVGVGHVDFRDANAPIHRVCSTGAPGVTLHVYAGPVANCLVFDPRRSRCAAHALRYHSIFGRPVRPDEGRPAPAVYV, from the coding sequence ATGATCCGCGCACGGCGTTCGTCCCCCGGCGGCCTGGCGGGCGTGGACACCTCCCTTGCCGGGCTCCAACTGGAGCCGTCCAGCCTCAAGCCCTACCTTCATTTCCTTCCGGGCCGTTACACGCGCAACCTGGTCCACCGGGACGAGGGCCTGGAGATCATCCTCAACTGCTGGTCCCCCGGCGTGTCCTCGCCCATCCACGACCACGACGGGCAGGAGTGCTGGTTCAGCGTCCAGCGCGGCCAGTTCCTGCTGGAGAACTACCCGCTGCTGGAGGGCGGGACCGGGCCTGGGCTGGCCCGGCTGGGTGCGCCGGAGCGGGTGGGACCGGTGGGCGTGGGCCACGTGGACTTCCGGGACGCCAACGCGCCCATCCACCGCGTGTGCTCCACCGGCGCCCCGGGCGTGACGCTGCACGTGTACGCCGGCCCGGTGGCGAACTGCCTCGTCTTCGACCCGCGCCGCAGCCGCTGCGCGGCGCACGCCCTGCGCTACCACAGCATCTTCGGGCGCCCGGTGCGGCCCGACGAAGGCCGCCCGGCCCCGGCCGTGTACGTCTGA
- a CDS encoding macro domain-containing protein, with amino-acid sequence MPVTLVEGDLLDQPVDAIVNAWNRNIIPWWLLLPQGVSGAIKRRGGTAPFRELARVGPMPLGSAVVTGPGRLPFKGIIHVAGINLLWRASARSIQDSVHNALTRAGEHGFQSLAFPIIGAGSGSFDEARALELMREALGDAPAFDVRIVRFRPPKRT; translated from the coding sequence ATGCCCGTGACGCTCGTGGAAGGCGACCTGCTGGACCAGCCGGTGGACGCCATCGTCAATGCCTGGAATCGCAACATCATCCCCTGGTGGCTGTTGTTGCCCCAGGGGGTGTCCGGGGCCATCAAGCGCCGGGGTGGCACGGCGCCGTTCCGCGAGCTGGCGCGCGTAGGGCCCATGCCGCTGGGCTCCGCGGTGGTGACGGGGCCCGGACGTCTGCCTTTCAAGGGCATCATCCACGTCGCGGGCATCAACCTGCTGTGGCGCGCCTCCGCCCGGTCCATCCAGGACTCGGTGCACAACGCGCTGACGCGGGCCGGGGAGCACGGGTTCCAATCCCTGGCGTTTCCCATCATCGGTGCGGGCTCCGGGAGCTTCGACGAGGCCCGGGCGTTGGAGCTGATGCGTGAGGCCTTGGGTGACGCGCCCGCGTTCGACGTGCGCATCGTCCGCTTCCGCCCCCCGAAGCGGACGTGA
- a CDS encoding M16 family metallopeptidase gives MPRRTPLALLAVLLVAGPPAWAAPSPAAKPAVTARAQAKPSATTPVASVEGITEYRLPNGLRVLLFPDPTKPTVTVNVTYLVGSKHEGYGETGMAHLLEHLMFKGTPTTPNVPQALTERGARPNGTTWLDRTNYYETLPASDDNLKWALSFEADRMVHSFIAQKDLDSEMTVVRNEFESGENDPRGILFKRTMSAAYLWHNYGKATIGAKADLEHVPIDRLQSFYRRYYRPDNAVLVVAGSFQPAKALALVQSTFGKLKRPATPVPLTYTQEPTQDGEREVTLRRVGDNQLLTSVYHVPEGAHPDFAAIDVLTEVMGDAPSGRLYKALVETKKAARVSAFNFQLRDPGVVGFSTEARQDQPLAPAREALLQTVEEAAKKPFTAEEVHRAKTSLAKQTELLLNNSERAAILLSEWAAVGDWRLLFLHRDRIEAVTPADVTRVAAAYLKGSNRTLGTFLPTPKPDRAELPPAVDVAKAVDGYQGRALVAQGEAFDPSPANIEARVQRGELPGGIKYAVLPKKTRGEMVNLALTLRWGTGESVHGKLPAAAYTGRMLMRGTTKRTRQQLADALDTLKARVGVEGGALGASVSIECPRASLPEVLKLVAEVLREPSFDAREFAVLKQERLAALESQRSEPQMQGGIAFWRALSAHYPKGHPYYVPTLEERLSDVKDVTLEQARDFHRQFYGASNGELAVVGDFDAKDLLALAGTLFNGWKSPGPYARVPKTYQPVAPQVLALETPDKANAYFLAGQALKLRADDADWPGVMMGNFVLGGGFLNSRLATRVRQKDGLSYGVGSSVDSGDLDAVGSFVTYAIYAPQNAQKLEAAMREEVTRAVQKGLTQEELDKARSGLLEYRQTSRAQNGNLANQLASYLYFGRTLAFDAALEAKLLKLTPEDVRKALANHVDWSKATLVRAGDFATAAKQAATPVNVPASP, from the coding sequence ATGCCACGTCGTACCCCGCTCGCCCTGCTGGCCGTCCTGCTCGTGGCCGGCCCTCCCGCGTGGGCCGCCCCCTCCCCCGCCGCGAAGCCCGCCGTCACCGCTCGCGCCCAGGCGAAGCCGTCCGCCACCACCCCCGTGGCGAGCGTGGAGGGCATCACCGAATACCGCCTGCCCAATGGCCTGCGCGTGCTGCTCTTTCCGGATCCGACGAAGCCCACCGTGACGGTCAACGTCACCTACCTGGTGGGCAGCAAGCACGAAGGCTACGGCGAGACGGGCATGGCCCACCTGCTCGAACACCTGATGTTCAAGGGCACGCCCACCACCCCCAACGTGCCCCAGGCCCTCACCGAACGCGGCGCGCGTCCCAACGGCACCACCTGGCTGGACCGCACCAACTACTACGAGACCCTGCCCGCGTCGGACGACAACCTGAAGTGGGCGCTCTCCTTCGAGGCGGACCGCATGGTCCACAGCTTCATCGCGCAGAAGGACCTCGACAGCGAGATGACCGTCGTGCGCAACGAGTTCGAGTCCGGCGAGAACGACCCGCGCGGCATCCTCTTCAAGCGCACGATGAGCGCCGCCTACCTCTGGCACAACTACGGCAAGGCCACCATCGGCGCCAAGGCGGACCTGGAGCACGTCCCCATCGACCGGCTCCAGTCCTTCTACCGGCGCTACTACCGCCCGGACAACGCGGTGCTCGTCGTCGCCGGCAGCTTCCAGCCCGCGAAGGCCCTGGCCCTGGTGCAGTCCACCTTCGGCAAGCTCAAGCGCCCCGCCACGCCGGTGCCGCTCACGTACACCCAGGAGCCCACCCAGGACGGGGAGCGTGAGGTGACGCTGCGCCGCGTGGGTGACAATCAACTGCTCACCAGCGTCTACCACGTGCCCGAGGGCGCCCACCCCGACTTCGCCGCCATCGACGTGCTCACCGAGGTGATGGGCGATGCTCCCTCCGGCCGCCTCTACAAGGCGCTCGTGGAGACGAAGAAGGCCGCGCGCGTGAGCGCCTTCAACTTCCAGCTGCGCGACCCGGGCGTGGTCGGCTTCAGCACCGAGGCCCGCCAGGACCAGCCCCTGGCCCCCGCGCGCGAAGCGCTGCTCCAGACCGTGGAGGAGGCCGCGAAGAAGCCCTTCACCGCCGAGGAGGTCCACCGCGCGAAGACGAGCCTGGCGAAGCAGACGGAGCTGCTGCTCAACAACTCCGAGCGCGCCGCCATCCTCCTGTCGGAGTGGGCCGCCGTGGGCGACTGGCGCCTGCTCTTCCTGCACCGCGACCGCATCGAAGCCGTCACGCCCGCGGACGTCACCCGCGTGGCCGCCGCGTACCTCAAGGGCTCCAACCGCACGCTGGGCACCTTCCTCCCCACCCCGAAGCCGGACCGCGCGGAGCTGCCGCCCGCGGTGGACGTGGCGAAGGCGGTGGACGGCTACCAGGGCCGCGCGCTCGTCGCGCAGGGTGAGGCCTTCGACCCCTCCCCCGCCAACATCGAAGCGCGCGTGCAGCGCGGTGAGCTGCCCGGCGGCATCAAGTACGCGGTGCTCCCCAAGAAGACGCGCGGGGAGATGGTCAACCTGGCGCTCACCCTGCGCTGGGGCACCGGGGAGTCCGTGCACGGCAAGCTGCCCGCCGCCGCGTACACCGGCCGCATGCTGATGCGCGGCACGACGAAGCGCACCCGTCAGCAGCTGGCGGACGCGCTGGACACCCTCAAGGCCCGCGTGGGCGTGGAGGGCGGCGCGCTGGGCGCGAGCGTCTCCATCGAGTGCCCCCGCGCGAGCCTCCCGGAGGTCCTCAAGCTGGTGGCGGAGGTGCTGCGCGAGCCCTCCTTCGACGCCCGGGAGTTCGCGGTCCTCAAGCAGGAGCGGCTGGCCGCGCTGGAGTCGCAGCGCAGCGAGCCGCAGATGCAGGGCGGCATCGCGTTCTGGCGCGCGCTGTCCGCGCACTACCCCAAGGGCCACCCCTACTACGTGCCCACGTTGGAGGAGCGCCTGTCCGACGTGAAGGACGTCACGCTGGAGCAGGCGCGCGACTTCCATCGCCAGTTCTACGGCGCCTCGAACGGGGAGCTCGCGGTGGTGGGTGACTTCGACGCGAAGGACCTCCTCGCGCTCGCGGGGACGCTGTTCAACGGGTGGAAGAGCCCGGGCCCGTACGCGCGGGTGCCAAAGACATATCAGCCCGTGGCACCCCAGGTGCTCGCGCTGGAGACGCCGGACAAGGCCAATGCGTACTTCCTGGCGGGGCAGGCGTTGAAGCTGCGTGCGGATGACGCGGACTGGCCGGGCGTGATGATGGGCAACTTCGTGCTGGGCGGCGGCTTCCTCAATTCGCGGCTGGCCACGCGCGTGCGCCAGAAGGACGGCCTGTCCTATGGCGTGGGCAGCAGCGTGGACTCCGGGGACCTGGACGCGGTGGGGTCGTTCGTCACGTATGCCATCTACGCGCCGCAGAATGCCCAGAAGCTGGAGGCCGCCATGCGCGAGGAGGTCACCCGCGCGGTCCAGAAGGGACTCACCCAGGAGGAGCTGGACAAGGCCCGCTCCGGGTTGCTGGAGTATCGCCAGACGTCCCGCGCGCAGAACGGCAACCTGGCGAACCAGCTGGCCAGCTATCTGTATTTCGGACGCACGCTCGCGTTCGACGCGGCGCTGGAGGCGAAGCTTCTGAAGCTGACGCCGGAGGACGTGCGCAAGGCATTGGCCAACCATGTGGACTGGAGCAAGGCCACCCTGGTGCGCGCGGGGGACTTCGCCACCGCGGCGAAGCAGGCCGCGACGCCGGTCAACGTTCCGGCGTCACCCTGA
- a CDS encoding general secretion pathway protein GspE, which produces MKKRLGDILLARGVVDAMQLQSALAYQRKWGVALGQVVVDQRFCTAEAVLSALAAQSGVTSVDLDAQPLDAALARLIPLKVAEAHRVVPLRLEGHGPRDTALVVAIAAPASLAALDVVKSVSGKARVVPLLATDAALGRAIGRMYRGESATPQRRPGMEGFSLPEWDESLPLVVGASLAELTEQEAPGQEAQGLPMLAPLEPARVPAPAPRVTVLEQVLVYGWGAEAAAGLVRVLGDAGFTVKVASTGDVCVAGETQVVVAPLPAMEVLAQRLRAQVLVAGKNPERDLARAQAVHARGFVAAPVDPELLLRAVRRLSRISDEARLKHAS; this is translated from the coding sequence ATGAAGAAGCGTTTGGGGGACATCCTGCTCGCGCGGGGTGTGGTGGATGCGATGCAGTTGCAGTCGGCGCTGGCGTACCAGCGCAAGTGGGGCGTGGCGCTCGGACAGGTGGTGGTGGACCAGCGCTTCTGCACGGCGGAGGCGGTGTTGTCCGCGCTGGCGGCGCAGTCCGGTGTCACGTCGGTGGACCTGGACGCGCAGCCGCTGGACGCGGCGCTCGCCAGGTTGATCCCCCTGAAGGTGGCGGAGGCGCACCGGGTGGTGCCGTTGCGGCTGGAGGGCCACGGCCCCCGCGACACGGCGCTGGTGGTGGCCATCGCCGCGCCGGCGAGCCTGGCGGCCCTGGACGTGGTGAAGAGCGTGTCCGGCAAGGCGCGGGTGGTGCCGCTGCTGGCCACGGACGCGGCGCTGGGCCGGGCCATTGGCCGGATGTACCGGGGTGAGTCGGCGACGCCGCAGCGCCGCCCGGGGATGGAGGGCTTCTCGCTGCCGGAGTGGGACGAGTCGCTGCCCCTGGTGGTGGGCGCGTCCCTGGCGGAGCTGACGGAGCAGGAGGCCCCGGGGCAGGAAGCGCAGGGCCTGCCGATGCTCGCGCCCCTGGAGCCCGCGAGGGTGCCAGCGCCGGCGCCGCGCGTGACGGTGCTCGAGCAGGTGCTGGTGTACGGCTGGGGCGCGGAGGCGGCCGCGGGGCTGGTGCGGGTGCTGGGCGATGCGGGCTTCACGGTGAAGGTGGCCAGCACCGGGGACGTGTGCGTGGCGGGGGAGACCCAGGTCGTGGTGGCGCCGCTGCCCGCGATGGAGGTGCTGGCGCAGCGGCTGCGCGCGCAGGTGCTGGTGGCCGGCAAGAACCCGGAGCGGGACCTGGCCCGAGCGCAGGCGGTGCATGCCCGGGGGTTCGTGGCGGCGCCGGTGGATCCGGAGCTGCTCCTGCGGGCGGTGCGGCGCCTGTCGCGCATCTCCGACGAGGCGCGCCTCAAGCACGCGAGCTGA